Part of the Chitinophaga parva genome is shown below.
TGCCGTGATATTGATCGGTTTTAACATGGGCATCATTGACAGGAATGTGCTCAATGGTACCGTGATATTGATCCTCATTACCTGCCTGGTGGCTTCTTTTGTAACGGGTAGTGCCGGCCGCAAACTGGCCGTGGCAGCGGCAAACGAGCCCAGTGTGAAAAGAGAGGAACCTGAACGCATCCTGGTGCCGGTATCTAATCCGCAACGTATAGAATCACTGCTGGACTTTGCCGTGATGATCAAAGATCCTGCGGCAGCTACGCCCTTGTACCCGCTGGCAGTAGTGCAGGATGATAACAAGGCTAAAGACCAGATCCTGCATACCAGCCGCATGATGGAAAAGGCGGTGGTACATGCTGCAGCCACGGAAAGCGCGGTGCAGGTGGTAACACGGGTAGACCTCAACGTGGCCGACGGCATTGCCCGCGCCACCAAAGAACTGCTGATTACAGATGTGGTGCTGGGGTGGACGGAACGTTCTTCTACTACGGAGCGTTTCTTCGGGACCATTTTTGGTACCACGCTGGATAATATTTTGCATGAAGTGTGGGAAACCGTGTATGTATGCGCCTTCCACCAGCCGTTAAATGTGATGCAAAGACTGGTGCTGGTGCTGCCGCACAATGCCTGTTATGAAGCGGGCTTTGCGCATTACATGCAGAAGATGGTGATGCTGAGCAAGCAGGCCGGCGCCAGGATGGTGATTGCCTGCACAGCGGAAACGAAGCTACGTGTAGAAGAGTGGCTGCGCCAAACGCGAAACAGTGTGCAATTGGCTTACCGCTCTTTTGATGAAGCAGAGGACCTGCTGGTGCTGGGCAAGGAGATAGCCGATGATGACCTGCTGGTAATGGTTACCGCGCGCAAAGGCACCTTGTCCTACAGCAAATACCTGGAGAACTTACCCGGCCGCCTGGCGCGCTATTTCAAGAACAACAATATGATCCTGCTGTACCCCGAGCAGGCCGCGCTGGACTATAACGAACCGGGCCTGCGGCCGGAAGACCTGACGCTGGAGCCCATCCAGGAACAACTGGCCAATCTGAGCCGCCTGGGACGTGCGTTGCGCAGGATCTTTAAACGCAAGGCTAAGGCCTGATTTTGTATGCTAAAAATTACTATCTTCATCGCCCGTTTTGCAAGTTCTTTAAAGTTCCTGGTAAGCTGCAAGCCTTGGGGCTGGCGGGTTTGAGGTAAAAGCTTTTCAAAATTTGAAAAAATATTTGGCAGAATAAAAATACTTTCTACCTTTGCAATCCCATCGAACGAAAAGCGCCGGTGGTCAATGAAAAAGAGGGGAGTTTAGCTCAGTTGGTTCAGAGCATCTGCCTTACAAGCAGAGGGTCGGCGGTTCGACCCCGTCAACTCCCACAACACACACTTTACGCTGCAAAGCGGGACAAGTGAAACGACTTTCAGGAAAGGGAGTTTAGCTCAGTTGGTTCAGAGCATCTGCCTTACAAGCAGAGGGTCGGCGGTTCGACCCCGTCAACTCCCACAGAAGCCTCGGTAGAAATGCCGGGGCTTTATTGTTTTCTTCACCCGGCTCATAGCGGTAGGGAAGCAACCGTATCCTTCCGTGTCTGTGCCCCGCCCCGGCACATGATGGATCAAGTCGAAATCTTGGGGGATTAGTCGGAAAGATGTTGTTTTGTGACATAAACGAAGATTTTGGAAGAGACTTACCGCCAGTTAATTGAATTGCTGTTGCCCGCAGGGCTGTTGGAATATTTTGAATTAACCAATACCACAAAGGATTCTAAGGGAATTAACATATTCCTGGAAGAGAAAAATATAGTCCCGGAAGAATATAGGGATCAGACGTTACACTCTAAAGGTTTTCTACCCGAAATACAAGTGCAGGATTTTCCTATCCGCGGTCAAAAGGTGGCGCTATGTATCAAGCGGCGGCGTTGGGAGGTAGTAGGCAGTGGCCAGATTATTACCAGAAACTGGACCCTTGTTAGAGCAGGTGCGCGGATGACTACGGAGTTCGGGCTTTTTTTAAAAGGAATATTTGGATAATCATCCCATTAATCCCGTGCAACTAGGCCATTTCTTTCAGGTTGATGGCAAACAATTGCAGCAGCAATACAAAAATTACCTCAGTGACTACCAGCAATGGGGGCAGAAAGAACATGCTGCCCAATGGATGTTGTTTGAAAAAAACATCAGCCCTTATTTAAGTATAGACGAAACCGCCTTTTCCAGCGGCGAGTTATATACTATCGTGACCAACAAAGCGGCAAAAGGTCGCAAAGGCTCCATAGTAGCCATGATAAGGGGAACACAGGCCGACTACTTAATTGAGATCTTAAAGAAAATCCCCAGGCGTCTGCGCGCCAAGGTCACCGAAGTTACCATCGATATGTCTGCCAGTTTGAATCTGGCAATAAAGCGCTGCTTCCCTAATGCAGACCGGGTAATTGACCGGTTTCATGTACAACAACTGGCTTTTGACGCCGTTCAGGAAACACGGATACAATATAGATGGGAAGCGTTGGAAGCAGAAAATACAGCATACGAACAGGCAAAAACGCTTAAGCAGGCTTATCAACCGGAAATCCTGCCCAATGGGGATACCGTTAAGCAACTATTGGCCCGAAGTCGGTATTTATTGTTTAAACACCCTCGCTTATGGAGCAGGGAGCAGCAACTGCGCGCTGAATTGCTCTTTACACGGTATCCGGTAATACAGAAGGCTTATCGGTTATCAATCGGGCTGGGGGACGTATACAGGAAATGTACGAGCAAGGAACAGGCTTTTAAGCGCTTGGCTTTATGGTACAATGATGTGGAATCGTCGGAGCTGTCATCCTTTAAAACCCTTGCCAGGACTGTGCAAACTCATTATCCAGGCATATTAAACTTTTTCAATAACAGGGCCACTAATGCTGCCGCAGAGTCATTCAATGCGAAGGTGAAATCTTTTAGGAATGCGTTGAGGGGCGTTCGGGACGTGGAGTTTTTCCTTTTTAGATTAGCCAAACTATATGCGTGAGTCAATCCCCCAGGTTTTCAACTTGACCCCACATGATCCTATCGCAGTTCCCACTCCACGATTTCATTCTTCCAGTCTTCCCGGAAGTTAGTGGTCACCTTAATGTAGTTATCCGTATAGCCATCCATGTAACCATCGCGGTTAAAGATCTCAAACAGCACGGGGCGTTTCTGCCCTACATGCTGCTCGTTGAAGAATTGCTGTTTTTTATGACTCAGGTTGCGCAACATTTTATTGCGCTCATTGCGTACGTGCACGGGCACTACGGGTTGTATGTCCAATGCAGTGGTGTTAGCGCGTTCTGAGTAGGTGAATACGTGCAGGTAGCTTACATCCAGGCCGTGCAGGAAATCGTAGGTTTCCTGGAAGTGTGCATCTGTTTCTGCGGGGAAGCCCACGATCACATCCACCCCGATGGCGCAATGCGGCATTTTTTCTTTAATGCGTTTTACTTTTTCCGCGTACAGCTCGCGGCGGTACCGGCGGCGCATGAGGCCCAGGATATCATTGCTGCCACTTTGCAAAGGAATGTGGAAGTGGGGCATGAATTTACGGCTGGTGCTCACAAAGTCAATGATCTCATCGCTGAGCAGGTTAGGTTCAATGGAAGAAATGCGGTAACGGTCTATGCCTTCCAGTGCATCCAGTGCCTGGATGAGCTCAAAGAAAGTTTCTTCGCGTTTTTTGCCGCCTTCAAAGCCTTTCCCGAAATCGCCCAGGTTCACACCGGTGAGCACGATCTCGCGCACGCCATTGGCGGCCAGTTCTTGGGCTTGCGCTACCACGTTCTCCACGCTGTTGCTGCGGCTTTTGCCGCGGGCCATGGGAATGGTGCAGAAAGCACAGGTATAATCGCAACCATCCTGCACTTTCAGGAAGGTGCGGGTACGGTCGGCTACGGAGTAGGAGGAGTGGAAGGTGTTTACGTCTTCGATATCACAGGAGCAGATCCTGGCGCTGTCACCTTTGGTCAGCTCTTTCAGGTGTTGTACAATGTTGAATTTTTCCGCGGCGCCCAGCACCAGGTCTACGCCTTCAATGCTGGCAATTTCCTCCGGTTTCAGCTGCGCGTAGCAGCCGGTGATCACCACCATACTTTCCGGCGCGCGGCGCTGGATGCGGCGTACCAGGTGGCGGCATTCTTTGTCCGCGTTGTCGGTCACGGAGCAGGTATTGATAACATACACGTCTGCGGCGGACTCAAAGTCCGTTTTGATGAAGCCGTCATTTTCCAGTAACCTGCTGATGGTAGAGGTTTCGGAAAAGTTGAGCTTACAACCCAGGGTATGAAATGCTACTGTTTTGGCCGTTGTCATAAGGGCGCAAAGTTACGGATTTTGCCCGCTCCCAGCGGCAATGAAAAGGCACTGGTTAAAAATGACAATTTCATCATATTTATTACAAATAATAAATTTCTACATTTGTTGCCTTTCAAACCTGACCATATGAAGCACTACGCGCTCAGCGCTAAGCAGTTACCTACTGTTTTATTCTTTATTGCCAGCCTGTTTTTCATTGCCGCCTGCCAGCAAACCACGCATCCGGGGCAGGATTCCGACTTCAAAAAGCGCATTAATCCCGCCAGCGCGGACGGGCTGGACCGCCACGCCCACCTGGTGTATACCCGGCATGCCCGCTGCCGCATGGGCTGCCGCCACATTACCGAAGAAGAAGTGGAGGAGATCCTGGAATACGGGGAAGTGAATCCCAAGAAATCTGACCCGAATGATAAACCTTGTCCTTCGTTTGCACTGGAAGGCCACACACACGAAGGGCAGCACCTGCGCATCGTGTTTGCACCCTGTGACCGTGATACCAAGGTGGTGACGTGCATAGACCTGGATGCGGAGTGGAGCTGTGCGTGTGACTGACGGGGAGAGAAGAGGGAACTCGCAATTTTGTCGTAATTTTCAGCCCCGGATCGCCCTTTTTGAAAGACATCCGGGCTAACAAATATTCCAAGGGCCTGCCGGAGCAGGTTTCAACTTAATCCTGATGATGCGTTTTTTATCGAAAGTTATCCGTGTGCTGTATGTGATCTGGGCCAGCTGCTGGTTTATTGGAATCATGTTGCTGATCCTGCCCTTTATCGTGCTGGCCTCTTTCCTGGGGCGCATTACCGGTGGCAATGTGATCTATTATTTCCTGTGGTTCTGGTCCCGCACGTGGTTCCCGCTGGTGGGTATGTTTGTGAAGAAAACCTACGTGGGCGACCATAGCGATAAGTCTTCGATGATGTACGCGGTAAACCATACTTCCTACCTGGATGCCGCATTGGCCGTAGGCCAGGTAAGATTACCTTTCCGCCCGCTGGGTAAAATTGAAATGCAGAAGATCCCCCTGTTCGGGTTCATTTATAAACACGCCGTGGTAACGGTGGACCGTTCTTCCGCGCGCGACCGTGTGCTGAGCGTGCGCAAGATGATAGATACCCTGAAGCAGGGTGTGTCTATCCTCATTTTCCCGGAAGGCAGTACCAATACTACCGGGCAGCCGCTGATGCCTTTTCACAATGGGGCGTTCAAAATTGCCATTGAAACACAAACCGATATTAAACCCATTCTTTTCCTGGACAACATAGACCGTTTCCCCGAAGGGAAAGGCCTGCTGGCCCTGAACCCTGGCCGGGTGCGCATTGTATACCTGCCGGCCATTTCCGTGAAAGGCCTCACGATAGCAGACCAGAACACCCTGAAGCAGCAGGTCTATGATGTAATGGAAGCGGCCCTGCGCCAGTACCGCACTTACCCGGAAATCCCCGTACAGGCTTGATGTTTGCAGATGTCATATTACCACTAGCACTACCCAGGATCTATACTTACAGCATTCCACCCAGGATGGAAGGGCAGTTGCAACCCGGCAGCCGCGTGGCGGTACAGCTGGGCAAGCAAAAGAAGTATGCCGGCATTATCCGCGCTGTGCATGCACAGGCGCCCGAGTACAAGACCAAACCTGTACTGGACCTGCTGGATAAAGATCCTGTCGTATATCCCACACAGTTAGCCTTCTGGGCCTGGCTGGCGGAGTATTACATGTGCACGGAAGGAGAGGTGCTCAATGCCGCCCTGCCCGCACACCTGAAACTTTCCAGTGAATCTGTGCTGCTGCTCAATGAAGCCTATGGAGAAGATTTCTCCGACCTGAATGATGATGAATATTTGATTGCCGAAGCCCTTCAGCTCCGCAAGGAGCTGCGCATTGGCGAGGTGCAGCTCATCTTGGACAAGAGCGATGTGTACAGCGTGATCAAAAAGCTCATCGAAAAAAAGGTGTGCCTGATCTACGAGGAGCTGCGCGAAGTATACAAAGAGAAGAAGGAAAACTACGTGGTGCTGCAGGAGCAGTATAGCGGGGATGCAGCGCTGTCTGCCCTCTTTAACGAGATGGGCCGCGCGCCCAAGCAGATGGAATTGCTCCTGGCTTATTTGCACCTGCTGAAAACACAGGGCAATGTGCTGCAAAGTGAACTGCTCAAAAAAGCCGGCGCCAGTGCCGCCCAGCTGAAAGGCCTGGTGGAGAAAGGTGTGGTGCGGGTAGAGCAGCGCACGGTAGACCGTGTGCCCATGGGCAGGCAGGAAATGCAGCTGGACGTGGAACTAAGCCCTGCCCAGCAAAAGGCCTGGGAAGAGCTGCAGCAACAAACGGAGCAAAAGGCCGTGACACTGCTGCATGGCGTTACTTCCAGCGGTAAGACCCAGCTCTATGTACGCATGATCGAAAGGTACCTGCAGCAGGCACGCCAGGTGCTATACCTGTTGCCTGAAATTGCACTCACCGCGCAGATCATCCGCCGCCTGCAAAAACACTTCGGGGGCAAGATCGGCATTTACCATTCTAAATTCAGCAATAACGAAAGGGTAGAGATCTGGAACAAGGTGAAGTCCGGCGAGATCCAACTCGTAGTGGGCGCGCGTTCCAGCCTGCTGCTTCCTTTCCGCGACCTGGGCCTGGTGATCCTGGATGAAGAGCATGACAGCTCCTACAAACAACAGGACCCTGCGCCCCGCTATCATGCCCGCGATGCGGCCATCTATTACGCCAGCCTGTTCAAAGCCAAGGTGGTGCTGGGCTCTGCCACGCCTTCCCTGGAGTCTTATTTCAATGCGCAGCAGGGCAAGTTTGGCCTGGTGACGTTGAATGAGCGCTTTGGCGGCATGCAAATGCCGGAGATTGAGATCGTGGATATGAAGAAAGAGATGGCGGAAAAAACGGTGGACGGGAATTTTTCGGCTGTGCTGAAAACGGCCATCAGCAAGACTTTGGAAGAAAAGAAACAGGTGATCCTCTTCCAGAACCGCCGTGGCTATGCACCGTTCTTACTCTGCACCACCTGCGGCTGGATACCGGACTGCAAGCAATGTGATGTATCGCTAACGTGGCATAAGCACCGGGACAAGTTGCATTGCCACTATTGCGGCACGCAGTATCCCTATATTTATACCTGCGCTGCCTGTGGCAGCCAGACCCTGGTGCCCAAAAGTTTTGGTACGGAAAAAATAGAAGATGACCTGATCCGGGTATTTCCCGATGCCCGCATAGCCCGCATGGACATGGACTCTGTGCGCAACAAGGACAGTCATAATAAAATGATCCAGCAACTGGAAAAGCAGGAAATAGACCTGCTGGTGGGCACGCAGATGGTGGTGAAAGGGCTGGATTTTGAGCACGTGAACTTAGTGGGGGTATTGAGTGCAGACAGTCTCCTGAGCTATCCTGATTTCCGGGTGAATGAACGCGCGTTCCAGTTGATGGAGCAGGTGAGCGGGCGCGCGGGGCGCAAGCATGAGAAAGGCAAAGTGCTTATCCAGGCCAGCAACACCCAGCATCCTATTTTGCAGTATGTGATAGCGCATGATTACCGCGCCATGTACGATACGGAACTGGCCGAGCGCCAGCATTTCGGCTACCCGCCTTATTTCCGTTTACTTCGCATTACCCTGAAACATAAAGACCAGAAAGTGGTAGAGCAGGCCGCGCAGCTGCTGGCCGGCTGGATCCAGCCTATGGGCGTGCATCTGGTAGGCCCTGCCGCCCCGCTGGTGGGGCGGGTGCGCAATTATTACCTGCAGGAAATGTTGCTGAAATTACCACGGGAGGCCAGGGTGCTGGCAGACATTAAACTGCGGCTGAAGGACTTGTTTGTCCAGCTCACGGTGGAAAAGCGCTTCCGGTCTGTGTTCATTGTGCCGGACGTGGATTGTATTTAGCCTTAAGCCTTCCCCAGTTTTTCAATGGCATCCGATTCGTACACATGAATACCCGGCGCTGCTTTCTGTGCCACCCGTACCATGGCCCTGGCAATGGTGCTGGCTTTGATGCCCCGGTACTTCCTGGCGCGGCCCCAGAAAAAGAGGCTTACTACCGGCCACACTGCCTGGAAGATCTTTTCCATCACGCGGCGCTCCCCGCGCTGGCCCATAATGAGGGAAGGACGGAATACCTGTACACTGGCCAGGCCTGCATCCTGTACGGCCCTTTCCACCTCGCCCTTGAGGCGCTGGTAAAAGGAGGCCCGGCCTATGCCCGCACCAATGGAGGAAATGAGCAGGTACTGGTGCACCCCGTTTGCCACGCCAAAGCGGGCGGCCTTTACGGGAATATCAAAGTCGATGGAGCGGTACACCGCCTGGGTCTTTGCCTTGGCCATGGTGGTGCCTATGCAGCAGAAGATCACATCGCCCTGGATGGCCTGCCGGAAAGCCGCATCGTTATTGAAGTCCACCACCACGGTTTCCAGCTTGGGATGTTGCGGGCCTAACGGCTTGCGTACCAATGCGCGCACGTGGGTACAGGCCGCGGTATCGCAGAGCTGGAGGAGCAATTGGTGCCCGGTAAGGCCGGAGCCACCTAATACAATTGCAGTGAATGGCATATCTTAGCTATTGAACGAGGCTACAAATTAATTCTATTTACAGTTATTTATGCAGGTGTCAACAAACGTTTCCTTATTACCCTATAACACTTTCGGTATTCATACAACGGCCCGCTATTTTGGTACGTTCGCCCACCTGGACCAGCTGCAGGAACTGCTGCAATGGCCAGGGGCAGAGGGCCAGCCCCGGCTTATCCTGGGCGGCGGCAGCAACATCCTGCTTACCCGGCCTTTTGATGGGATAGTGCTGAAAAACGAGCTGAAAGGCATCAGCGTTGTAAAAGAGGACGATGAATTTGTATATGTGAAAGCCGGCGCCGGTGAAAACTGGCACAGCTTTGTGCAACATACCATTTCCATGGGCGTGGGTGGATTGGAAAACCTGTCCCTCATCCCGGGCAACGTAGGCGCCAGCCCTATGCAGAACATTGGTGCTTATGGGGTGGAGATCAAAGATGTATTTGAATCGCTGGAAGCCTGGCATATTGAAGACAAATTCCTGGTAAGCTTTGATGCAAAGGCCTGCCAGTTCGGCTACCGCGAGAGCGCCTTCAAACGCCAGTTCAAAGACAAATTTGTGATCCTCTCCGTGACCTACCGGCTGCGTAAAAAGCCGGTGTTCCATACCACGTATGGCGCCATCAGTGCGGAACTGGAGCACATGGGCATAAAAGACCTGTCTATTGAGGCCATCAGCCAGGCGGTGATCAATATCCGCTCTTCCAAGCTTCCTGATCCTAAAAAGGTAGGGAATGCAGGTAGCTTCTTTAAGAACCCCACGGTGAGTGAATCGCAATACCGTGTGTTGAAGAGCACTTTCCCGGAAATAGTGGCTTATCCGCTGGAACACGGTGAATTTAAACTGGCGGCCGGCTGGCTTATTGAACAATGTGGCTGGAAAGGCTACCGCGAGGGCGACGCCGGTGTGCACGAAAAACAAGCCCTGGTGCTGGTAAATTACGGCGACGCCACCGGCGATGAGCTGTTCCGCCTTTCTTCCAAGATCATGCAAAGCGTGCAAACGAAGTTTGGTGTAACACTGGAGCGGGAAGTGAATATCATTTAAGGGCTAGTCTTTCGCCCTGTCCTTCATAATTTTTGCCACGATCTTATCGGCGTGCTCCCGGGAATTTTCGATGAACCATACATGGGTATCGAGGCCGCCGCACACTACGCCTGCCAGGTAGAGGTGGGGCAGGTTTGTTTCCATGGTTTCCGGGTTGTAGGTGGGGCATTGATTGGCGGTGGGCGCTATTTCAATGCCGGTTTCCGCCAGGAAAGGCAGGTCCGGGCGGTAGCCTGTCATAGCCAGCACGTAGTCGTTAGGGATGGTCACTAGGCCGTCCGGTGTCTGGATGTCTACACTGTGGGCGTGGATGGCGGTGAGGTGCGAATTGTAATACACCTTGATGCTGCCTTCCTTGATGCGGTTCTCCATGTCCGGGCGTACCCAGTATTTTACCCGCTTGCCTATTTCGTTCCCGCGGATCACCATGGTTACGTTGGCACCTTTGCGGAAGGTCTCCAAAGCCGCGTCCACACTGGAGTTATTGGCCCCTACCACCACCACGTTCTGCATGGTGTAGTAGTGTGGGTCTTTATAGTAATGGGTCACTTTGGGCAGGTCTTCACCGGGAATGTCCAGGCGGTTCTCTATGTCAAAGAAACCCGTAGCTATCACCACGTCGGCGGCGTTGTAAGTTGCTTTGCCTGTTTTTACCGTATAGCCATTACCGTTAGGCAGTACTTTTTCCACCGTTTCAAAGAGGTGTACATTCAGCTGGTGGGAGTTGGCCACGCGGCGGTAATATTCCATGGCCTCCAGCCGGGTGGGGCGGCGGTTGATGGATACAAAGGGGATACCGCCTATTTCCAGTCTTTCCGAGGTGGAAAAGAAGGTCATGTGCACGGGATAATTATAGAGGGAGTTTACCAGGGTGCCTTTTTCTATCACCACGTAACGGAGGCCGGCTTTCTGGGCTGCCAGGGCAGTGGCCAGGCCTATTGGGCCGCCGCCAATGATAAGCAGGTCGTAAGTGCTGGTTGCGGAAGTTGATTGATCCATAGCTGAAAAGTCCTTATGCCGGGCGGTTGTTGAGAACCGATTCTATCCGGTTGATCTGATGTAAATGTCGTTCTGTGTGCGCTACCAGGTAGTGCAGCCATTCCAGGCCGGTAAGGAAGCCGAAGTGGGGGTGCTCGTAGCCGGCAAATTCCTGGTGGATGTCTTTGTTTGCCAGGGCCTGTTTAATGGCCTCGCGGTTGGCCCGGAAGTCTGTTGCAAATTTACGCACATCCGCGTAAGTAACCGCGCTGTTTTCCGGGGCGCGGTATTGGGTGCGGGTCTGCAGGTCCAGGAACACGCTTTCCAGCTGGGGTAGTTTGGCGTCCGGTTCGCGGCCGTCCAGGGGCCGTGTTTCGCCCTGCAGGGCACGGCACACCGTTTCCTCTATCATCAGCATGTGCGCTGCCACTTCCATGATGCTCCAGGCGGTCTTCTCATTCCTGGCATGCAGTTTCCTGTCGGGGATCGTATCGAGGATGTCGAGAAAGAGGGTCGTATTGGTATCGAGGTCTTGCAGCAGCCGGTTTTTTTCTACGTCCATGACCTTGGTTTTTTGATAAGGTTACAGGTGCTCACCGGCCAGGCATCAACTCTGCCACGGCAATCCGCGAGTACTCAAAACCTTTCATGGCCGCTGCTTTTTGTTTGCCAAAATAGGCATAACGGTAGTCATCTGCTCCCCCGTCATACAGGAGATGGAAATTGCGGTCTTCCAGATAGGTCTCAAACTCGCCGGGCAGTATGCCAAAGGTCCATTCCTCCTGGTCCCTGGCCAGCTTGCGGAACAACTTTCTGGTGCCAATAAACATGCCATTGTTCTCCTTTGTAATCACCCGTTTATCTACGTATGTAAATACCACGCGTGTGCCCGGCGGAAAGCCCTGGATGTAGTGCAGCACATCATCCACGGCGGCATCCGTGATATAATTGGTAACTGCTTCCAGTACAAACAGGGTTTTGTAATGCGCGCGTTGCAGCAGGGCAGGGGCAATGGCGGCCAGGCGCTCCTGGTTAAAGTCTGCCGCTACATAATCTACCGGTTTTAGTGGCATGCGGCTGTCCTGCTCATAAAAGCGGGCCAGCTGTAGTTGTTTGAATTGCTGGGTTTC
Proteins encoded:
- the priA gene encoding replication restart helicase PriA; translation: MFADVILPLALPRIYTYSIPPRMEGQLQPGSRVAVQLGKQKKYAGIIRAVHAQAPEYKTKPVLDLLDKDPVVYPTQLAFWAWLAEYYMCTEGEVLNAALPAHLKLSSESVLLLNEAYGEDFSDLNDDEYLIAEALQLRKELRIGEVQLILDKSDVYSVIKKLIEKKVCLIYEELREVYKEKKENYVVLQEQYSGDAALSALFNEMGRAPKQMELLLAYLHLLKTQGNVLQSELLKKAGASAAQLKGLVEKGVVRVEQRTVDRVPMGRQEMQLDVELSPAQQKAWEELQQQTEQKAVTLLHGVTSSGKTQLYVRMIERYLQQARQVLYLLPEIALTAQIIRRLQKHFGGKIGIYHSKFSNNERVEIWNKVKSGEIQLVVGARSSLLLPFRDLGLVILDEEHDSSYKQQDPAPRYHARDAAIYYASLFKAKVVLGSATPSLESYFNAQQGKFGLVTLNERFGGMQMPEIEIVDMKKEMAEKTVDGNFSAVLKTAISKTLEEKKQVILFQNRRGYAPFLLCTTCGWIPDCKQCDVSLTWHKHRDKLHCHYCGTQYPYIYTCAACGSQTLVPKSFGTEKIEDDLIRVFPDARIARMDMDSVRNKDSHNKMIQQLEKQEIDLLVGTQMVVKGLDFEHVNLVGVLSADSLLSYPDFRVNERAFQLMEQVSGRAGRKHEKGKVLIQASNTQHPILQYVIAHDYRAMYDTELAERQHFGYPPYFRLLRITLKHKDQKVVEQAAQLLAGWIQPMGVHLVGPAAPLVGRVRNYYLQEMLLKLPREARVLADIKLRLKDLFVQLTVEKRFRSVFIVPDVDCI
- a CDS encoding lysophospholipid acyltransferase family protein; translated protein: MMRFLSKVIRVLYVIWASCWFIGIMLLILPFIVLASFLGRITGGNVIYYFLWFWSRTWFPLVGMFVKKTYVGDHSDKSSMMYAVNHTSYLDAALAVGQVRLPFRPLGKIEMQKIPLFGFIYKHAVVTVDRSSARDRVLSVRKMIDTLKQGVSILIFPEGSTNTTGQPLMPFHNGAFKIAIETQTDIKPILFLDNIDRFPEGKGLLALNPGRVRIVYLPAISVKGLTIADQNTLKQQVYDVMEAALRQYRTYPEIPVQA
- the mtaB gene encoding tRNA (N(6)-L-threonylcarbamoyladenosine(37)-C(2))-methylthiotransferase MtaB; amino-acid sequence: MTTAKTVAFHTLGCKLNFSETSTISRLLENDGFIKTDFESAADVYVINTCSVTDNADKECRHLVRRIQRRAPESMVVITGCYAQLKPEEIASIEGVDLVLGAAEKFNIVQHLKELTKGDSARICSCDIEDVNTFHSSYSVADRTRTFLKVQDGCDYTCAFCTIPMARGKSRSNSVENVVAQAQELAANGVREIVLTGVNLGDFGKGFEGGKKREETFFELIQALDALEGIDRYRISSIEPNLLSDEIIDFVSTSRKFMPHFHIPLQSGSNDILGLMRRRYRRELYAEKVKRIKEKMPHCAIGVDVIVGFPAETDAHFQETYDFLHGLDVSYLHVFTYSERANTTALDIQPVVPVHVRNERNKMLRNLSHKKQQFFNEQHVGQKRPVLFEIFNRDGYMDGYTDNYIKVTTNFREDWKNEIVEWELR
- a CDS encoding ISAon1 family transposase, whose translation is MDNHPINPVQLGHFFQVDGKQLQQQYKNYLSDYQQWGQKEHAAQWMLFEKNISPYLSIDETAFSSGELYTIVTNKAAKGRKGSIVAMIRGTQADYLIEILKKIPRRLRAKVTEVTIDMSASLNLAIKRCFPNADRVIDRFHVQQLAFDAVQETRIQYRWEALEAENTAYEQAKTLKQAYQPEILPNGDTVKQLLARSRYLLFKHPRLWSREQQLRAELLFTRYPVIQKAYRLSIGLGDVYRKCTSKEQAFKRLALWYNDVESSELSSFKTLARTVQTHYPGILNFFNNRATNAAAESFNAKVKSFRNALRGVRDVEFFLFRLAKLYA
- a CDS encoding ISAon1 family transposase N-terminal region protein, encoding MEETYRQLIELLLPAGLLEYFELTNTTKDSKGINIFLEEKNIVPEEYRDQTLHSKGFLPEIQVQDFPIRGQKVALCIKRRRWEVVGSGQIITRNWTLVRAGARMTTEFGLFLKGIFG
- a CDS encoding NAD(P)H-binding protein, which gives rise to MPFTAIVLGGSGLTGHQLLLQLCDTAACTHVRALVRKPLGPQHPKLETVVVDFNNDAAFRQAIQGDVIFCCIGTTMAKAKTQAVYRSIDFDIPVKAARFGVANGVHQYLLISSIGAGIGRASFYQRLKGEVERAVQDAGLASVQVFRPSLIMGQRGERRVMEKIFQAVWPVVSLFFWGRARKYRGIKASTIARAMVRVAQKAAPGIHVYESDAIEKLGKA
- a CDS encoding cation:proton antiporter, whose protein sequence is MIVLTGTLLTLNTHLPLTDPIPIYSLVLFIILLAPIILRKFRIPSIVGLILAGMLIGDHGFKIIERGSIDLFGKAGLLYIMFLAGLELDMGEFRKNRHRSLVFGSFTFFIPLILGYFVCTYVLHFNFIATALVSSMFATHTLVAYPLASSLGITKNEAVTVAVGGTIITDTAVLLILAVITGAQAGNLNTAFWIKLGISMVVFSVTILWAFPLLGRWFFKKIKDDKTSHFIFVLGLVFLAAFLAELAGVEGIIGAFLAGLALNTLIPHTSPLMNRIEFVGNALFIPFFLISVGMLVDLRVLLEGPEALIIAGVLTTLALVSKWLAAFFTQLVFGYTRAQRNLMYGLSSAHAAATIAVILIGFNMGIIDRNVLNGTVILILITCLVASFVTGSAGRKLAVAAANEPSVKREEPERILVPVSNPQRIESLLDFAVMIKDPAAATPLYPLAVVQDDNKAKDQILHTSRMMEKAVVHAAATESAVQVVTRVDLNVADGIARATKELLITDVVLGWTERSSTTERFFGTIFGTTLDNILHEVWETVYVCAFHQPLNVMQRLVLVLPHNACYEAGFAHYMQKMVMLSKQAGARMVIACTAETKLRVEEWLRQTRNSVQLAYRSFDEAEDLLVLGKEIADDDLLVMVTARKGTLSYSKYLENLPGRLARYFKNNNMILLYPEQAALDYNEPGLRPEDLTLEPIQEQLANLSRLGRALRRIFKRKAKA
- a CDS encoding DUF4258 domain-containing protein, coding for MKHYALSAKQLPTVLFFIASLFFIAACQQTTHPGQDSDFKKRINPASADGLDRHAHLVYTRHARCRMGCRHITEEEVEEILEYGEVNPKKSDPNDKPCPSFALEGHTHEGQHLRIVFAPCDRDTKVVTCIDLDAEWSCACD
- the murB gene encoding UDP-N-acetylmuramate dehydrogenase, with the translated sequence MQVSTNVSLLPYNTFGIHTTARYFGTFAHLDQLQELLQWPGAEGQPRLILGGGSNILLTRPFDGIVLKNELKGISVVKEDDEFVYVKAGAGENWHSFVQHTISMGVGGLENLSLIPGNVGASPMQNIGAYGVEIKDVFESLEAWHIEDKFLVSFDAKACQFGYRESAFKRQFKDKFVILSVTYRLRKKPVFHTTYGAISAELEHMGIKDLSIEAISQAVINIRSSKLPDPKKVGNAGSFFKNPTVSESQYRVLKSTFPEIVAYPLEHGEFKLAAGWLIEQCGWKGYREGDAGVHEKQALVLVNYGDATGDELFRLSSKIMQSVQTKFGVTLEREVNII